One window of the Pseudochaenichthys georgianus chromosome 21, fPseGeo1.2, whole genome shotgun sequence genome contains the following:
- the LOC117466606 gene encoding muscleblind-like protein 2a isoform X4, with translation MALNLSSVRDTKWLTLEVCRQFQRGNCSRSDEECKFAHPPKSCQVDNGRVVACFDSLKGRCSRENCKYLHPPCHLKTQLEINGRNNLIQQKTAAAVLAQQMQLMIPGPSLQSMPTFQFTQGLGNNTGLGYGSYMTPLSHGMSLISTDNLSSNQVLVSGSPPVQSSSSSSSSSSPSQKLQRTDKLEVCREFQRGNCARGETDCRFAHPSDSPMIDTTDNTVTVCMDYIKSRCSREKCKYFHPPAHLQAKIKSGQQQVNHTAVAAQAAAAAMGFPYSIPLPKRQAFEKNSWASSLLSPSFLHYQQALANSQLQQQAAAYYPTGSVFCMAPGNNMVPMMYSATPATVSAAATPATSVAYAATAPANQIILK, from the exons ATGGCGTTAAACCTGTCTTCAGTCAGAGACACAAAATGGTTAACTCTGGAAGTCTGTCGGCAGTTCCAGCGAGGAAACTGTTCACGTAGTGATGAGGAATGCAAATTTGCTCATCCACCGAAGAGCTGCCAAGTTGACAATGGGAGAGTTGTTGCCTGCTTTGACTCACTGAAG GGTCGATGCTCAAGAGAAAACTGCAAGTATCTTCATCCACCTTGCCACTTAAAAACCCAGTTAGAGATTAATGGGCGCAACAACCTCATCCAGCAGAAGACAGCAGCCGCCGTGCTCGCCCAACAGATGCAGCTCATGATCCCAGGGCCCAGCCTGCAGTCTATG CCAACATTTCAATTCACACAGGGACTGGGCAACAACACTGGTCTTGGTTACGGTTCATACATGACACCGCTGAGCCATGGAATGAGCCTCATCTCCACAGACAACCTCTCCAGCAACCAGGTCCTTGTTTCTGGAAGCCCACCTGTCCAgagctcctcttcctcttcctcttcttcttctccctcaCAGAAGCTGCAGCGTACAGACAAACTTGAG GTGTGTCGCGAGTTTCAGCGGGGAAACTGTGCGAGAGGGGAGACGGATTGCCGCTTCGCTCACCCCAGTGACAGCCCCATGATTGACACCACAGATAACACTGTCACTGTTTGCATGGACTACATTAAGAGCCGCTGCTCCAGGGAGAAGTGCAAGTATTTTCACCCGCCTGCCCACTTGCAGGCAAAAATCAAATCCGGTCAACAGCAAGTCAATCACACCGCCGTGGCAGCCCAGGCGGCCGCCGCAGCCATG GGCTTTCCCTACAGCATACCCCTACCAAAGAGACAAGCTTTTGAGAAGAACAGCTGGGCCAGCTCTCTCCTCAGTCCCAGTTTTTTGCACTACCAACAAGCTCTGGCCAACtcccagctgcagcagcaggcgGCTGCATACTACCCCACAG GTTCTGTCTTCTGCATGGCTCCCGGTAACAACATGG TCCCCATGATGTACAGTGCTACGCCTGCTACTGTCTCTGCAGCAGCTACTCCCGCCACAAGTGTCGCCTACGCAGCAAcagcaccagccaatcag ATCATCCTCAAGTAA
- the LOC117466606 gene encoding muscleblind-like protein 2a isoform X1 produces MALNLSSVRDTKWLTLEVCRQFQRGNCSRSDEECKFAHPPKSCQVDNGRVVACFDSLKGRCSRENCKYLHPPCHLKTQLEINGRNNLIQQKTAAAVLAQQMQLMIPGPSLQSMPTFQFTQGLGNNTGLGYGSYMTPLSHGMSLISTDNLSSNQVLVSGSPPVQSSSSSSSSSSPSQKLQRTDKLEVCREFQRGNCARGETDCRFAHPSDSPMIDTTDNTVTVCMDYIKSRCSREKCKYFHPPAHLQAKIKSGQQQVNHTAVAAQAAAAAMTQSTAKAMKRSLEATVDLGFPYSIPLPKRQAFEKNSWASSLLSPSFLHYQQALANSQLQQQAAAYYPTGSVFCMAPGNNMDHPQVTARNRSQCRVAADKDAKQLLCKYSVHTTHNVQQAACR; encoded by the exons ATGGCGTTAAACCTGTCTTCAGTCAGAGACACAAAATGGTTAACTCTGGAAGTCTGTCGGCAGTTCCAGCGAGGAAACTGTTCACGTAGTGATGAGGAATGCAAATTTGCTCATCCACCGAAGAGCTGCCAAGTTGACAATGGGAGAGTTGTTGCCTGCTTTGACTCACTGAAG GGTCGATGCTCAAGAGAAAACTGCAAGTATCTTCATCCACCTTGCCACTTAAAAACCCAGTTAGAGATTAATGGGCGCAACAACCTCATCCAGCAGAAGACAGCAGCCGCCGTGCTCGCCCAACAGATGCAGCTCATGATCCCAGGGCCCAGCCTGCAGTCTATG CCAACATTTCAATTCACACAGGGACTGGGCAACAACACTGGTCTTGGTTACGGTTCATACATGACACCGCTGAGCCATGGAATGAGCCTCATCTCCACAGACAACCTCTCCAGCAACCAGGTCCTTGTTTCTGGAAGCCCACCTGTCCAgagctcctcttcctcttcctcttcttcttctccctcaCAGAAGCTGCAGCGTACAGACAAACTTGAG GTGTGTCGCGAGTTTCAGCGGGGAAACTGTGCGAGAGGGGAGACGGATTGCCGCTTCGCTCACCCCAGTGACAGCCCCATGATTGACACCACAGATAACACTGTCACTGTTTGCATGGACTACATTAAGAGCCGCTGCTCCAGGGAGAAGTGCAAGTATTTTCACCCGCCTGCCCACTTGCAGGCAAAAATCAAATCCGGTCAACAGCAAGTCAATCACACCGCCGTGGCAGCCCAGGCGGCCGCCGCAGCCATG ACTCAGTCGACTGCCAAAGCAATGAAGCGATCCCTCGAGGCAACTGTAGACCTG GGCTTTCCCTACAGCATACCCCTACCAAAGAGACAAGCTTTTGAGAAGAACAGCTGGGCCAGCTCTCTCCTCAGTCCCAGTTTTTTGCACTACCAACAAGCTCTGGCCAACtcccagctgcagcagcaggcgGCTGCATACTACCCCACAG GTTCTGTCTTCTGCATGGCTCCCGGTAACAACATGG ATCATCCTCAAGTAACCGCCAGAAACAGAAGTCAGTGCCGTGTTGCTGCTGATAAAGACGCCAAACAACTGCTCTGTAAATATTCTgttcacaccacacacaacgtACAACAAGCTGCATGCAGATAA
- the LOC117466606 gene encoding muscleblind-like protein 2a isoform X3 codes for MALNLSSVRDTKWLTLEVCRQFQRGNCSRSDEECKFAHPPKSCQVDNGRVVACFDSLKGRCSRENCKYLHPPCHLKTQLEINGRNNLIQQKTAAAVLAQQMQLMIPGPSLQSMPTFQFTQGLGNNTGLGYGSYMTPLSHGMSLISTDNLSSNQVLVSGSPPVQSSSSSSSSSSPSQKLQRTDKLEVCREFQRGNCARGETDCRFAHPSDSPMIDTTDNTVTVCMDYIKSRCSREKCKYFHPPAHLQAKIKSGQQQVNHTAVAAQAAAAAMGFPYSIPLPKRQAFEKNSWASSLLSPSFLHYQQALANSQLQQQAAAYYPTGSVFCMAPGNNMDHPQVTARNRSQCRVAADKDAKQLLCKYSVHTTHNVQQAACR; via the exons ATGGCGTTAAACCTGTCTTCAGTCAGAGACACAAAATGGTTAACTCTGGAAGTCTGTCGGCAGTTCCAGCGAGGAAACTGTTCACGTAGTGATGAGGAATGCAAATTTGCTCATCCACCGAAGAGCTGCCAAGTTGACAATGGGAGAGTTGTTGCCTGCTTTGACTCACTGAAG GGTCGATGCTCAAGAGAAAACTGCAAGTATCTTCATCCACCTTGCCACTTAAAAACCCAGTTAGAGATTAATGGGCGCAACAACCTCATCCAGCAGAAGACAGCAGCCGCCGTGCTCGCCCAACAGATGCAGCTCATGATCCCAGGGCCCAGCCTGCAGTCTATG CCAACATTTCAATTCACACAGGGACTGGGCAACAACACTGGTCTTGGTTACGGTTCATACATGACACCGCTGAGCCATGGAATGAGCCTCATCTCCACAGACAACCTCTCCAGCAACCAGGTCCTTGTTTCTGGAAGCCCACCTGTCCAgagctcctcttcctcttcctcttcttcttctccctcaCAGAAGCTGCAGCGTACAGACAAACTTGAG GTGTGTCGCGAGTTTCAGCGGGGAAACTGTGCGAGAGGGGAGACGGATTGCCGCTTCGCTCACCCCAGTGACAGCCCCATGATTGACACCACAGATAACACTGTCACTGTTTGCATGGACTACATTAAGAGCCGCTGCTCCAGGGAGAAGTGCAAGTATTTTCACCCGCCTGCCCACTTGCAGGCAAAAATCAAATCCGGTCAACAGCAAGTCAATCACACCGCCGTGGCAGCCCAGGCGGCCGCCGCAGCCATG GGCTTTCCCTACAGCATACCCCTACCAAAGAGACAAGCTTTTGAGAAGAACAGCTGGGCCAGCTCTCTCCTCAGTCCCAGTTTTTTGCACTACCAACAAGCTCTGGCCAACtcccagctgcagcagcaggcgGCTGCATACTACCCCACAG GTTCTGTCTTCTGCATGGCTCCCGGTAACAACATGG ATCATCCTCAAGTAACCGCCAGAAACAGAAGTCAGTGCCGTGTTGCTGCTGATAAAGACGCCAAACAACTGCTCTGTAAATATTCTgttcacaccacacacaacgtACAACAAGCTGCATGCAGATAA
- the LOC117466606 gene encoding muscleblind-like protein 2a isoform X2, with amino-acid sequence MALNLSSVRDTKWLTLEVCRQFQRGNCSRSDEECKFAHPPKSCQVDNGRVVACFDSLKGRCSRENCKYLHPPCHLKTQLEINGRNNLIQQKTAAAVLAQQMQLMIPGPSLQSMPTFQFTQGLGNNTGLGYGSYMTPLSHGMSLISTDNLSSNQVLVSGSPPVQSSSSSSSSSSPSQKLQRTDKLEVCREFQRGNCARGETDCRFAHPSDSPMIDTTDNTVTVCMDYIKSRCSREKCKYFHPPAHLQAKIKSGQQQVNHTAVAAQAAAAAMTQSTAKAMKRSLEATVDLGFPYSIPLPKRQAFEKNSWASSLLSPSFLHYQQALANSQLQQQAAAYYPTGSVFCMAPGNNMVPMMYSATPATVSAAATPATSVAYAATAPANQIILK; translated from the exons ATGGCGTTAAACCTGTCTTCAGTCAGAGACACAAAATGGTTAACTCTGGAAGTCTGTCGGCAGTTCCAGCGAGGAAACTGTTCACGTAGTGATGAGGAATGCAAATTTGCTCATCCACCGAAGAGCTGCCAAGTTGACAATGGGAGAGTTGTTGCCTGCTTTGACTCACTGAAG GGTCGATGCTCAAGAGAAAACTGCAAGTATCTTCATCCACCTTGCCACTTAAAAACCCAGTTAGAGATTAATGGGCGCAACAACCTCATCCAGCAGAAGACAGCAGCCGCCGTGCTCGCCCAACAGATGCAGCTCATGATCCCAGGGCCCAGCCTGCAGTCTATG CCAACATTTCAATTCACACAGGGACTGGGCAACAACACTGGTCTTGGTTACGGTTCATACATGACACCGCTGAGCCATGGAATGAGCCTCATCTCCACAGACAACCTCTCCAGCAACCAGGTCCTTGTTTCTGGAAGCCCACCTGTCCAgagctcctcttcctcttcctcttcttcttctccctcaCAGAAGCTGCAGCGTACAGACAAACTTGAG GTGTGTCGCGAGTTTCAGCGGGGAAACTGTGCGAGAGGGGAGACGGATTGCCGCTTCGCTCACCCCAGTGACAGCCCCATGATTGACACCACAGATAACACTGTCACTGTTTGCATGGACTACATTAAGAGCCGCTGCTCCAGGGAGAAGTGCAAGTATTTTCACCCGCCTGCCCACTTGCAGGCAAAAATCAAATCCGGTCAACAGCAAGTCAATCACACCGCCGTGGCAGCCCAGGCGGCCGCCGCAGCCATG ACTCAGTCGACTGCCAAAGCAATGAAGCGATCCCTCGAGGCAACTGTAGACCTG GGCTTTCCCTACAGCATACCCCTACCAAAGAGACAAGCTTTTGAGAAGAACAGCTGGGCCAGCTCTCTCCTCAGTCCCAGTTTTTTGCACTACCAACAAGCTCTGGCCAACtcccagctgcagcagcaggcgGCTGCATACTACCCCACAG GTTCTGTCTTCTGCATGGCTCCCGGTAACAACATGG TCCCCATGATGTACAGTGCTACGCCTGCTACTGTCTCTGCAGCAGCTACTCCCGCCACAAGTGTCGCCTACGCAGCAAcagcaccagccaatcag ATCATCCTCAAGTAA
- the LOC117466608 gene encoding ras-related protein Rap-2a, with protein sequence MREYKVVVLGSGGVGKSALTVQFVTGTFIEKYDPTIEDFYRKEIEVDSSPSVLEILDTAGTEQFASMRDLYIKNGQGFILVYSLVNQQSFQDIKPMRDQIIRVKRYEKVPVILVGNKVDLESEREVSSSEGQALAEEWGCPFMETSAKSKTMVDELFAEIVRQMDYAAQPDKDDPCCSSCNIQ encoded by the exons ATGCGCGAGTATAAAGTGGTGGTCCTGGGCAGCGGTGGGGTCGGGAAATCCGCCCTCACTGTGCAGTTTGTTACCGGGACGTTCATAGAGAAGTACGACCCCACTATAGAGGATTTTTACCGCAAGGAGATCGAGGTGGACTCATCACCCTCAGTGCTGGAGATCCTTGACACCGCTGGTACCGAGCAGTTCGCCTCCATGCGGGACCTTTACATAAAAAACGGTCAAGGATTCATTCTGGTCTACAGCCTCGTAAACCAGCAAAGCTTCCAGGACATAAAGCCGATGAGGGATCAGATCATAAGAGTGAAAAG GTACGAGAAGGTTCCTGTGATTCTGGTGGGGAACAAGGTGGACCTGGAGAGTGAGAGGGAGGTATCGTCCAGCGAAGGTCAGGCCCTGGCCGAGGAGTGGGGCTGCCCGTTCATGGAGACCTCGGCCAAGAGCAAAACCATGGTCGACGAACTGTTTGCTGAGATTGTTCGGCAGATGGACTACGCCGCCCAGCCAGACAAGGACGACCCCTGCTGCTCCTCTTGCAATATACAATAG